From the genome of Nicotiana tabacum cultivar K326 chromosome 17, ASM71507v2, whole genome shotgun sequence:
TCCTTGTCGATGCAGAAAGCCGGTGAGGAGGGTCATTCTTCCCCTAAGGCCAGAAACAGAAGAAGCTGAAGAACATTAAAAGGGGGATTCATGATAAGAGGAGGAAATTAATTCTCGGGTCCTGCCTTCAGTTTCCCTTCCCCGTCTAGGGGACGAGCCCGAGGAAGATGTACCTCTCCCCCTCCTTCCTCTCCAACCATTCTCGTGGAGGATGATGACAAGCCAAAATCACCCACGAAGCAGAGACCCGACAAAAAGCATATGGTGCTGTCGCACCCCGTTTTCTCGCAAAATTGGACTTCGACGTATGACAACTCATTTAAATAagggtattaaaagaggagagtcgccacctaatgatttttaaggtgcgttagggtacctatttgcaaataactctgtttgactagccaacgccaccaaagatcgggtaagggctcaaattacctcaaagagaaggtgttaggcactcttcgaggtccacaactgtgggtcccgaccgaacttaagactatgtggAATACgtaattaggctaggtgatcatataaacaagaaatataaaagtCGAAGAAGTTTCATTATAACACAAtgagaattggtacaaatcttaaTGATTACAAGGATACGACTACAATTGTCTATAttaaatgactaagtgtgaaTAGCAAGGATATAAAGGAGGggaggggtcctaagttttttagcctaaaggatcaccccgtgcaacacaaataatacttcgcaactctaTTTAaataggagttgctcatattattcaacgggaacagactatcatctcctgctacccgattactatgttgaagttgtttacctaaagcgttctaattcaattctaagtctcggcctatgcgtgcactaccgtcccatgcctatggtccaggaggctttggacctctatttgggtggttctagacttacttaggctgctcaaaaactATAAAACTAATCACGAATTCAAGAACAAAGAGAGTCGCACATAACAACAGAGACTGGCTCATGTTAGCCACCACACATAAACAGAGAATCATACAGACTGATTTTAAGATTAAGCAATAAAACGTTTCGAACTTGAGACTCAAAATCttttggtcctataggcatgatctctatatgaTTCAAATATCAAACAGGCAATGCTGCATTTTAGGCTAACGTACAGATTAAATCATtataagtcctatagacatggttactAAGTGATAGACATGGTTACTAAGTGATTTTGATTTTTAGCAATATGCAGGCAATGTATTTGAAGGttacaaacctataggcatgatttctagattgTTTGGGCAAAAGGCAAGGAAACGAcccaaaaatcatgaattatcaacattgattttatatagtttatccccataggcatgctatctaagcAGTATAAATGATATGGGCAGCTGATTGACtattaaacctataggcatggtatctagatgagcaATACAATGATAATTGAGGAAATTGATAGACTAGTCATTCGAAGTTCTATAGGCATGGCACCTAGGTAAGTAGAATATTGCATTGCTACGCCCTATAGACATGCTATCTAAGAAAGCACAGTAGTAGAAACAGGTACGACAAATACTTGAAATAGCATGCGTTGGCAAGTTAAGTGATGTGTGTGCGTGTGACTCCTATAGGCAGGCTTTCTATTCATTAAGTTAAAACATGTAAAAGCAAATAGCGAATAGATCAcatatatcctataggcatgctttctacccatTTATGTGAGAATTAGAGTACCCTACCCCCTTTTACTAATTTTCCCATCTGtttttgtttacaaattattacagaccccaaaataatgaatacaagtgcgAATATTATATATTAAAAGGCTACTGGCCCAATACACAAAACAGGCACAAAAGAATATAACCTAGTAACACCTGGGCCTTGAGCAAGCTTCTCCTTTCACACGAACAGTGAACCCAGGACCCAACATGTTTCAGAGTGAGAATGTATCAGCTGCACACCCAGGGCCATACACAAACTCATACCAAGCTTAAAGGTGAAAACCATACATGATAACCAACTGACAGTCCTAAAGCTTATTAACAGTGGTCACGATTCTTATAAGTTAAGGGAACAAGATTCGTTAAACAAGAGGGCTtaagaaacaagtatattgagcTAACATGACATACATACACATGCTAAGCTCTCAAAAATTAAGTTTAGCACAAGACATTAACCAAAATAGGTCAGAAAAGACTTTAAACAAGTGAGCCTTATTCAAAAAAATTATAGTTAGAGGGATATGCAATTCAACATAATGAGGACCACGAGTTGCATAGCAACAAACTAATATCATGGTCTACCATAAACCTCAACAGTGTCCTAACTCATAAGAATATATAGCACTTAAGGGGGAATGAGACAGGCAGGCATAACCATTTGTGCCAATTGCCTAGATAGGAGGGAAACTAACATAGCAATTTGTCCTAGAAGCCATTCTGAACCAAACATGCAACAGAACTTAAATGTCATGCaaacatgctttagctaatcAATACAGCTTCATAGACCTATCATTTGGGCAAGAAGAACTCAACAAGGTCTAGAACACAAACATGGGAATATAGGACAAGGTAGGGAACACACATTAGTCTGGAAGTACTTAAGAAAACTAGAATCTATTCCTATTGTGAAAACATATTACATGTACTGAAGTCTACTGAATTCAACTAATAAGGAACATAGAACTGCAGGGGATTGTTAAAAGCAATATAATGGCAGTAAAGCATATAGTATCAGGGGTCCATGAATAGGAGTGAAATTGAATCATCCTTACAGAATTTAAACAATATTAGCACATAGAACACACATGTCATAGACAAACAGAAAGGAGAATAGTTAACATTGTAAGAGTCAAAGACACTGACAAGTAGCAAAGTTAAACGAGCAAAAGAGTGAGGAATTTAGAATACTCGTAGAAGCAATTGAAAGAGAACCCTAAATCCttgatgcttcagagttcacaagatcCTCGAGAagggctccgagcagtgcttgcactaGAGGAGGTCATTTTAACAGTATTATGGCCATGGCTTTCAGGCGGACAAAAATTCAACGATTCGAGAAAATATTCAAGTGTCTCAGAAAAAGTGAACGAATGAGAGAAACATATAGTGAGAGTAAtaatagtcaaaaattaggtccGTCTAAAGGAAAATcgggaagggtttatatagtagccAAAATAAACATCCAAACAAGGAAACATAATTAATCgaacataaataaggaaatagaagCATGCAAAATCGTTCAGAATCAATTTAAGAGGAAATCAAGTAAACCCTAGTTCAAAAGAAAAGCACAGATGGTCAAAATTTTTACTGAATCGGACCATATAGCCGATAGTGAGTTCATATAGACGAAATAATGTCTAAATCTCCAAGGTTGAAGGAGGTGGCACCCGATTTATGGATTGATACTTGCCAAAATTGAGGCAAGTACTATGTAATACCATAATCTTGTAGGAAACGATGAGATGATCCATAAAAGGTAAGAGGATCGTAGTAAGAATCCATGATTTGATCAGATTTGGAAGAGATTTGagtgaggcggctagggtttgagaggagagaGTAGAGAGGATTTTAGGCGGCGGGTCTTAGGGAAATGTGGTTAGGGTTTCTGGGTTGGGCTAATTAAAAGGGGGAATGAACGAGGGTCGTTAATCCTGAGAGATCGACGGCTAAGATTAAAAAATTGAACGGGACGGGTCATGAAGATGGGTACCGACCAAGGTTAGTAAGGGGTCGTTTGGCTTGGGCTGTTGGGCTAAGGATTTGGGCCAAATTTGGTCAGAAATTGGCTTAAAATTGGACCAtagtttaaatacacaaaatttataaaaacaaTAACTAATCcaagtaattaataaatagtaaaaatattactTATGCAGTAAAATGATTGGAAATAAAAGTttagcattataaaaatataaaatactattttggcacaaataatgtaataaaaaagCAATTATGCATGAACAtatgctattattgcaaaaattatGGAAAGTACTTGTATAAATcttgtaaataaaataatgatgcaaaattgatattttgaaaatatatatactatttgaaaaaatgtgagggcaaaattgggtatcaacaagcgCCTAAAAGGAGAATCTACGACACTCATGTGTGAGGCTTCAGTGAGTCGTCTGAGGCTGTTTCAGAGGGGTCAAAACTTCTGGAACATAATTCCATAAGGTTCGAGGTAGACCCATATTTTGTATCCTTACCAAAGGTGCCGCCATGCCTGGAGCACGAGGATTCTACTGCACCAAAGAAGCATGTGTTGGTAGAAATACCTTAAGATGTGAACGTATTTTGCAAGCCCAAGAAGATTTATGTGTGGTTCAAAGGTTTTATTGGCCTCTAGAACAAGAATACATGGATAAGTCTTCGATGAAAACCCTAGAAAACCATGTGATGTACTCAGGATCCAAGGTATAGTTCTGCACACCTCTTTTTTTGTAGGGTCCTATTCTTTTTTTGCTTATCTAATAGCTTATTTTATAGGTTGACACAAACCCTGGAGGAGAGGGATTCAGAGCAGAAATCTACGTATTCAGAGATCAAAGAGGCTTTAGAAAGGGTCCGCCAACTTGAATGGGAGAAAGAGGCCCAAGATCTCAAGTTTTGCTTGGCAATTCGGAGAGTTGGACGAGAAGGTGCAATACTGTCACGACTAAAATCCCTCctggaggtcgtgatggcacttagccAAACTTGCTAAGCAAGCAGACTCACAATCAACAATTCGggtccattttttttaattaatagcaataaaaacaacaacaaacccagtatgttCTCATAGGTGgtgtctgaggagggtagtgtgtatgtagACCTTGCCTCTACCTAATTaaagtagagaggttatttccaataGATCCTTGGCTCAGAGAaggtaagaagaagaagaaaaataaaaagagaagaagaagaagaagaagaagaagaagaaaaagaaaaagaagaagaagaagaagaaaaagaagagcaagaagaagaagaagaagaagaagaaggagaagaaaaagaaggaaatggaagagagaagaaaaataaggaGAAAAGAATAAGTAAAATCAAATAGCAACAGGGAAATATGATAACTGAAGTGAACTAAACAACTTGACATAATATAGatctaagaatatgaagggacaTGAGTTTTACTAATACTCTTGGTAAGAAAAGGATCATCTTTCAACTACTTACTAACCTTCTATCccaattctcgacctccacaccctcttaTCAAGGGACATGTCTCCATTAAGGTGAAGCAGcatcatgtcctgcctaatcaccccTCCCCAATACCTTTTAGGCCTACCTCGACCTTTTCTCAAACCTTccatggccaacctctcacacctcatAATAGGAGCATCAATgtttctcctcttaacatgcctgaaccatctgagcctcgacTCCCGCATGTTGTCCTCCATGGAGGCCACTCCCACTTTGTcctgaataacttcattcctaatcttatctgcCCTGCTACATCCAATCATCcatctcagcatcctcatctTAGCTACCATCATCTTTTGCAGTACCATACATCATAGTTGGTCGAACCACCACTCTGTAACAATTTACCCTTAAGTCTTGGCATCACATTCTTATTATATAGAACACCGGATGTGAGCCTCCATTCATCTATCCCGCTCCAACACGATGCGTGACATCCTCGTTTATCTTTTCGTTACCTTTGATAATAGACACGAGATACTTAAAACCTCCCATCTTGGGGATAACATGAGTTTCAGCTTCACATCCATGTCTACTTCATGAGTCCCAACACTAaatttgcactccaagtattctattttcgtactgctcaacttgaaatctttagactccaaggtttgtctccaaacctccaatcaTGCATTAACTCTACCTCGTGTCTCGCCAATCAATAGTATATCACCgacaaataacatgcaccatagAACCTCTCCTTGGATGTGCCGCGTCAGCATGTCCATTGCCAAGGAAAATAATAACGGGCTAAGGGGTGATCCCAAGTGCAACCCCATTACAACTGGAAAGTGCTCCGAGTCACCTCCCACAATCCTTACTCGAGTATTAGcaccatcatacatatccttaatcaccctagTGTATGCTACCGGAAAGCCTCTAACCTccacacacctccacaaaacatcccccAGAACTTTGTCATACGCTTTTTCAAGGTCAATGagcaccatatgcaagtccttcttcctTTCCCTATACTTCTCAACTAATCTCCTCACCAGATGAATAGCTTCTAAATTTGAGTGCCCCAGTATGAATCCGAACTGGTTTTGGGAAATAAACACACTCCTCTTCACCCTGACTTTCACTATCCTCTCCCATACCTTCATAATGTTACTTAACAACTttatacccctatagttgttacaattttGGATATCAACCTTGTTCTTATACAACAGAACCATCATACTCAACCTCCAATATTCAGACATCTTCTTCgtcttaaaaataatattaaacaacacAGTAAGGCACTCCAAGCCTGCTTAGCCCACATTCTTCCAAAGCTCCACCAGGATTTCATCTGGCCCCGTCGCTCTTCCCCTGCACATCTTACGTATCACCCATTCCACCTCCTCTACCGTAATCcgcctacaatactcaaaatcTCGCTGACTCTCGGAGTGCTCCAACTCACCCAGCACAATGCGTCTATCCCCCTCCTCGTTCAATAATTTATGGAAGTATGTCTGCCATCTTCTCCTAATAAGTGCCTCGTCCATCAATAATTTGTTGTCCTCATGTTTGATGCACTTCCCTTGGTCCATGTCATGGGGCTTCCTCTCACTCACCTTGTAATACCGGTACATCTACTTGTCCCTATCTTTGCCTCTGAGTTCCTCCTACAGACTTTCAAACACCGCAGTCTTAGCCGCCAAAACTACAAACATCGCCTCTTTCTTTGCCTCCTTATAACACTTCCGATATGTCCTTTTTTCCTTCTCGTTTTTTCTCTTCGCTAGCTTCAAATGAGCCACGTTTTTGgtttccactttaccttggac
Proteins encoded in this window:
- the LOC142171755 gene encoding uncharacterized protein LOC142171755 — encoded protein: MVAKMRMLRWMIGCSRADKIRNEVIQDKVGVASMEDNMRESRLRWFRHVKRRNIDAPIMRCERLAMEGLRKGRGRPKRYWGGVIRQDMMLLHLNGDMSLDKRVWRSRIGIEEWLLGQIAMLVSLLSRQLAQMVMPACLIPP